The following are from one region of the Bradyrhizobium sediminis genome:
- a CDS encoding branched-chain amino acid ABC transporter permease yields the protein MRQSLPWIAGAALIALPFVYREPYHLHILILILIWSFAYTSWSMMGRFGLVSLGHGGFMGVGAYVTALLWNHLGVSPWIGIPIAMLAAAVLAVIVAYPCFRFRITGHYFVLVTLALSGIVLQVITATRDYTGGSLGYTPDRTKGNHLWALQFDDKLTWYLIALGVWAVGLLIWNRVDRSMDRYALEAISEDEDAAAAAGVNVTWEKLKITIISALMTSLSGALYCQYQMFISPDTVSGISVSLQMVFAVIVGGLYVSLGPTVGAVITILLAEILRIGFGTKAVGWDNLVYGVLLVVFIIFLPKGILGSIIDRVKTLRKA from the coding sequence ATGCGTCAGTCCCTGCCCTGGATTGCCGGCGCGGCGCTGATCGCGCTGCCCTTCGTCTATCGCGAGCCCTACCATCTCCACATCCTGATCCTGATCCTGATCTGGTCGTTCGCCTATACGTCATGGTCGATGATGGGGCGCTTCGGGCTGGTGTCGCTGGGCCATGGCGGGTTCATGGGCGTCGGCGCCTATGTGACGGCGCTGTTGTGGAATCATCTGGGGGTGTCGCCGTGGATCGGCATTCCCATCGCGATGCTCGCCGCCGCCGTGCTGGCTGTCATCGTGGCCTATCCGTGTTTCCGCTTCCGCATCACCGGCCATTATTTCGTGCTGGTGACGCTGGCGCTGTCCGGTATCGTGCTGCAGGTAATCACCGCGACGCGCGACTATACCGGCGGCTCGCTCGGTTACACGCCGGACCGCACCAAGGGCAACCATCTCTGGGCGCTACAGTTCGACGACAAGCTGACCTGGTACCTGATCGCGCTCGGGGTCTGGGCGGTGGGGCTCTTGATCTGGAACCGGGTCGACCGCAGCATGGACCGCTATGCGCTGGAGGCGATCTCCGAGGATGAGGACGCCGCGGCGGCTGCCGGCGTCAACGTGACCTGGGAAAAGCTCAAGATCACGATCATCTCGGCGCTGATGACCTCGCTGTCGGGCGCGCTCTACTGCCAGTACCAGATGTTCATCTCGCCCGACACGGTGAGCGGCATCTCGGTGTCGCTGCAGATGGTGTTCGCCGTCATCGTCGGCGGCCTCTATGTTTCGCTCGGGCCGACGGTCGGCGCCGTCATCACCATCCTGCTCGCGGAAATCCTGCGCATCGGATTCGGCACCAAGGCGGTCGGCTGGGACAACCTCGTCTACGGCGTGCTGCTGGTGGTCTTCATCATCTTCCTGCCCAAGGGCATCCTGGGCAGCATCATCGACAGGGTGAAGACGCTGCGGAAGGCGTAG